In Miscanthus floridulus cultivar M001 chromosome 19, ASM1932011v1, whole genome shotgun sequence, the DNA window TGTCAATGAATCGCTCAAGGACATTTGAAGAGACTGACTTCAGAGCCTGCGACATTTCCTGTATGAGGGCCTGCTTCTTCAATCCAGGTGATGGTGGCACCTAAACCGACGGCATGAATTAGTGGTGTGGCATTGTTATCGTACATATACCATCTTATTATGTTTTTTTAATagaacactacattgcaatacgAAAGATCCAAGTTACTGTTATTCAAGCCTTCAAGgtatatataactatatataaaaatatattggaATATTGCTAAACTGTATAATGGTACGGCCTTGTTACTTGTTATTCTGTTGCTATAGATGTATatagggggtgtttgggactgctccataGACTCTGCTCCATAAACTTCACCATGGAGCAGCTCTACAAAAAcctggagtttgtggagcacTTAAAGGGAGCATAGTGCGTGGAGCTGAAACTGTTTGGCTAAAAAACGTAGAGCGGAGGAGTCCCAAACACCCCCATAGTATAGTATCTAGCAGTGTGTTGAATGTATTTGCATCCTGCACTCATTCATCTGGTAACACGGAGTTTCAGAACTGACAGGCTTAAAGCTCGTTAATTTTTGCCACTCAGCTCTGTCGCACTGCATGAATGCTAACTATACAGCCCACTACTATACAAGTATATAGCTGACAAAGACGAGGATCAGAAATAGGTTTGCATCACTGCATGATACCTTGATGGCATTTGGCGGAGTGAAGGGGGGTGCCTGATCTGGAGCCTCGTGGCTGTGggtgcacctgcacctgcacctgctgGTGGTCGGTTTCAGGCCGCCGGCTCTGAACATGGCGTCGTCGTCGTAGCCACAGGGATCGATAACAATGGCTAGTGAGGTGCCCATGCCTTAGCGCCGTGGCCTTAGCTATAAAGGCGCGCCAGGAGCTAGCCGTGACAAACATGGCTTGTGGAGAGGAGTAACACGGCCTCATTGTCATTGGTCGGCCTGGGGCGAACGTACGTACATAGTGGGCGTCACAAGTGAGACGAGACGACACATGTGTGGGAATAAAAACACATGAAATAGGCAGTAGGTGCTGGTGTTCCAAGTCCAACTCAGCAACCATGCAGCTGGGGTTTTGTTTAACACATGCATGGATTGCGAGGGCATGGCCATTGGCCAATGGAACGCAGCCTCGAGGTGTGGCAGGTTTAAATTTGTCCCTGCTATGTTTTGTTCTTtaggatgatgacgatgagtgATAGCAACGCCAGTGAGAAATCGAGGATGGAATATACTCACTCCGGCTCTGCTAGGCGATCTCATTTGGCATCGAGTCGGCAGAATTGGAACGTGCGCACACATGGATTGCGTTGCGTTTGGCAGAGTATTTATTAAATAATAGTGCTACTCGAACCAAGGGGAATCACAGACAGATTCAGAGCATTATCTCTGAACTTATCGATCCATTCTTGAAGTTGCTACATGAACCTGCTGGCTGTAATTTAACCTAATTAAGGATGAGGATGGGGTGATCAACGGATACCCTTGGGATCAATAGATCGATCCATGCCCATCCTAATTTAGCACCTAATAAGTAGTCTATTGATCCTTCAACCATAAAATGAAATATTTTATTCAAACAGTGTAATGGCTTGTTACAATTCATACACAAGGCCTAAACATTGCATCATCTCTGATTACTTGTGTAGAACAAGTTCCCATGGAAACCATATGGAACTCTCTGAGGCAAAGTAATTTTTGCTACTGGCTCATCTGAAAATCTCTTTGCATCGATAATATGAACCTGCAGAAGACAACAAATCTGATAACTTAATGAATGCATAGAAATAATGATGCAGTGTTGTATGATTTTTAAGTAGATAGTTTAACTACCTGAGAGACGTTTGTTCCCTCGTCATGGATATAAGTGACTATCCATCCATCATCTTCGTCGATTCCGTTTTCCTTTGCAACAAACTGAACTACAGAGCAGAATTGTTTCTCTTGCAAAGCGTGGTACTCTACTGAGATCAATTGTTTGTTTTCCTGGAGATTTTGCTGATACTTTAGTATGTACTAACAGATATATATCTGGTACTAATAACCACTAACCTTATCTGGCAGGTCGAAGTGTAGCTTTGCTATCATCTTGAACTTAAACAAGCCTGTATCATTATACAGAACTAATTACATACAGCATTAGAGATGATTCAAATAACTTAGAACAACATGAACACATGCCGCGAAGTGTATGCTAAGATTGGACAACAAGAACTTTACAATATTTCAGAACTCTATACAGTAAGAATGTTACCTGTTTTACTAGTCGCTAATGAGTCAGCAACTTGAGCATATCCATATTTGTTTTGAATACCTATAAATTTGTCATTAATGACAGGGAAATCCATTGCAACTTTCTCACAGGTAATATAACCCTCATGTACACTACCGTTTTCCAAATTTAATCTCCACTCGTATGGGCGAGAAAAGAGAGTGCCATCTAGTGAAGGATCAAAATCTTCTGAATCCTTATCTGGTTGGAGAAATGCCCTTCCATACCATTTTGATTTGTCAACTCTATGGCGTCCACTAGGGATAATAGAACCAAGTAGTCAACATCCTCTGATAACAACCTATTAATAGGCTTTTTATCAAAGTAAGCAAAAGAGGAAAATATGAACAACTCCTGATACATGTTATTAGTATCATCCATATATAGAGGGAGGAATGTTTTCGTATGGGCAGTTTGGATAATGATGCTTTTTGTGTATATTTTTCATGGTATGTTTAGATTTTGTAGGAATTACCTCATTTCCATCCTCAAAGCAGTTAAATAAATGGTAACTGCAGTGGTTCTCGACATCAAACCATATGATGGACTCGGCATCACCAAAACGAGGCATTACCCCGATACGTGATTTTCCATTCATATCATTTTCGATAAATCTGAAGATAAACATGTACATGTTGTTATGGCAGAATTTGTAGTGTATATACCCTCCAAAAGGTTATTCCCACGGTAAAGATGATACATGCGGAGTTCACTCACGGCTTTCAGTAAGAATGTCCTGGATATGCCGAATCTAAGAGGATAGTCCATTATAATATTGTACCTATAATATGAAAGAATGGTTTAAGAAAAGGTGATGTTTAAAAGAAAGCTATAATGACTCCTAAACAAAAATAAAGCATATACCTTTTAGTTACTCCAATGTCATGAATGAGTTTCCCTTCCTCAAATTTGAGATCAGCCTTATGAACAAGCCTCTCACCGTCAGCTAATTCATGTGAAAGGGGATCAATAGTTAAATGTAGTTGTAATAGAATTTGAAAGACATTTCTTTCTTTCACAAATTTTGGTGGTGTATGCTATCATTGAGCAACTAAGGTAATGCCAGAGATAGAAGAAAACTTGATATTAATGTATCCATTTATTTATCTTTCACATTCATATTTGGAATGGTTTATCTTGATCAGTTAATTCAGCTACTAACCTAAATAATGTTACTTCTATCTTGATGTATATTATTTTAGCTATTAGATGGAGGATTGATTAACATTTCCCAACAACTTACATGAAATTACTCCAAGCACATAGTGGGGCTTTTCAGTATTTGTCCCCATTATCACCAGTTCTCCACTCCCATGAATTTTCTGTACAAACAAGTCATAATGTGAGCATGTGTTGTTGAAGAGTTACAGTTATCTAATAAGAATCTTGAATAAGTTAGTTCCTATGCACATTCTAAATAGCATTTAAAATGCTCCATTCTTGTGTGCTTATTAAATTGCGAACCATAGTGAGAACTTGTGGATTGAAAATCATTTGCCCGTGGATTGGTAAACCATAGTGTGAACTTGTGCTTTTTAAATGAAGGTTAGAATTAATGAATTCAATTTTTTCTTTCTTTGCAAGGAGTTTGCAGGAGAAATAATTGACAGCTGCCATTTCATACCTTTGGATGACTAGTGAAAGGTTGGTTCCAAGCTCCATTGATGTTATAAAGTCCTAGTGTGTTGAGATTATTGATGTTGATTTCGTAAGGCAGATGGTTCTCCGTGATAGCAAAAGCTCGTCCAGCGTGCTCAAATATGTTAGTATTTGCGCTATCCTTCACAGCCTTTCCAAATCTCAACTACGCCATGCATAAAACTTCTGTCAGGCATTGCAGAAGAACCGATATAGCAATTACATCTACAAATAAAGAGTTCCATCATTCGCTTTCTGAGTTCTAAAAGATTAATGAAGCAGATTATCTTCTACTCATACTGTGTCATCCTTTCTTCATGAGATTATAATTTCCAAGAAAACAAAATGCACTGGAATATCTGACATAGAAATTAGTGTTTATCACAACTAAGTTCACCAATTAAAATTGAATTTACCCTTTACCGTCAAGTTCTGTAAGATTTACAATATTAAGAAGAAATGCAACTAGTGTTGCATAGGGCTGTCCATCAGCAGATGGCACAAAAGGCACTTGATTCTTTTTTCTCTCCAACTGAAAGGTGTCTGAGTTCACATACTTGTTCCTGTACGATATCTTCCATTCTCCTAGACTGCTCTTGTTAAAATACACAGCATGTAACATGCCATGACCTTCATAATACATGTCTGATGTTGAACCAAATATGGAATCTGCGATTGTCTGTGTTGGGTTGAGAGGGTTCGGACCTGTTAATTAAAGTAGTACAATACATCAAGAGATGGATATTCCCTTTGAGTTTCGACGCAGATCCAAAAATTATACATCAGTTACTTGGATGATAGCTTCCTAAACATTTTACAGATTTTGTGTTGTGAATGTGGAACCCATCGATGCAACTGTGAGGAGTAATTCATACTGTATTTTACATGGCTTAAGTGTATAGCTCACCATTTCTGATGTAGACACCCTCAGGAAAATCTCCAGGGACCTCCCCGTCAAGATTGTTGAGTAAAACTGCCTCGTCGATTTCGTTGACAGGTCGAAAATTCCCCTGTAGAGGATTTGGTCGATTTTATTTGTCTAATTGTAGTGAGTAATAATATGCATGAGTTCAGTAACGTCATGAGCTGGGAAAATTTGCTCATATATAGACATTGCATATTGGGTATTAAAAGAAGCACCTTTGACACTGTCAGTAGATGGAGAAAGTACTGCATAAGTAAAACAGACTAACAAAAATATGCCGGAAAGAGCCAGTGCAGCCGCCTATAGGCTAGTTATGAATTTCACacttattttctttctttctttctttttcccaAATGACACGAGACACGAGTAATGATAACATTTTTAAGTTGAAACTTCAAAGAGCAAATAACATCATGCAGCTTTACATTTTTACCTCATTCAGAGAAGGCTGCTCAGAGAATCTGTAAGCCCTGTCTATGAATCGCTCAAGGAGATTTGAAGAGACTGACTTCAGAGTTTGCGACATTCCCTGTATGAGGAGGGCCTGCTCAGTGCTTCTTCAATCCAGGAGATGGTGGCACCTAAACCGACAGCACAACACAAATTAGTGGTGTGCCCTTCTTACCGTACATATACCAATTTATTATGTTTTTTTTATCTAAAATTAATAGAACACCACCTTGCAATACGCAAAGATCCAAGTTACTGTACGTTGTTCAATGAATATATTGGAATATTGCTAAATTGTGCAGTAGGATGGTACGGCCTCGTTGTTACTTGTTATTCTGTTACTATAGATGTATATACTAGTATCTCCAGTGCGTTGAATGCGTGCATTCTGCACTCGTTCATCTGGTAACAGGGAGTTTCAAAACTGACAGGCTTGAAGCTCTTTTTGCCACGCAGACGTAGGCATGTGCAGTGCAGGACTACTAGCTAGGAGTACAGCCTAAATATACGTATAATAGGTGACAAAGACAAGGATCAGCAACAGGTTTATTTGCATCATCACTGCATATACCTTGATGGCATTTGGCGGAGTGAAGGGGAGTGCATGATCTGGAGCCCTGtggctgcacctgcacctgctgGCGGTGGCCGTCGGTTTCAGGCCATCTCTTAACATGGCGTCGTCGTAGTCGTTCGTAGCTAGCTAGCCTCAGGGATAAGATAGCAATGGCTCGTGAGATAGATGGATGCCCATGCAGCTTGGCGCCGTGGCCTTGGCTATATAGACGAGGCAGGAGCTAGCCGTGACAAACATGGCTTATGCCGTCTCACGTCCCGGCCGTGGAGAGGAATAACACGACCTCATTGGTCGGCCTAGCTGGGTCGAACGAACGAACATAGTGGGCGTCACAAATGCAACTCGGGCATGGAAAAACACACATAAAATAGAGTGCCTTCTCGGCAGGCCGCATCCGCACGTAGAGTGCCTTCTCTATTCATTGGAATTCCTCCCGAGCTCAAGGCTTGCCCGGTCGCCCGCACGAGTGCAATGTGCAGTCTCCACTGAATGCTCTGCCAAGACACCCATGTCCACATGCATCCAATCCATTGTGAGATACAGTAAGAGCACAGCACATACAGACGGGAACTTAAGAACCGAGTCGCCGTGCATTCATTGTACACACTACAGTACAGAGAGGGCAACAGCATCTGTGCCCACAAAATTCTACTCAGTTCGTCAAATTCCGAGCTCCCGCTACTGGGACTGTCAACCCAGACGACGATAAGCAGTTAAGCACACCACGCGTGGGGTATCTTCGATCAGGTCCGGCCTTTTGAGATACACATCTCCATTTGAACATTTTCCTTTCTCATTCATGCCATCACCTGGGCTGCTGGGCGCATAGCGCACTAGCTGCTGTGTTGGCCGTTCGGAACAAAGCGCCACAAGTCAACGGCAATGTCAACCTCCTTTTTCTTGTGGAACTTGTACGTCTGCGGTAGATCGTAACGCAGCTGCAATTTTTCAgggaaaaaaagagaggaaaggGTAGGTTAAAAACCACTGGCAAAACTCAGGGCCTCTAGGGCAATGATCTGACGAACAAAAGTCAAGTTGCTTTCTTTGTGACCTCTCTGCCTTGTTAGGAATATGGAACAAGGTACTGAAACGCATTCCTGGAAACAAGGAAAAGTGACTGGTGTTTATATACTTACCTCGCATAGAACCTCCGCACTGATAGCATTGCATCCACGCAAGGCTGCCTTCTTGATATGCTGACaattcaaaaaaaaaggaaacaaatgTGAACAATCAAAGCCACAAAAAAGGGCTGTGAAATGcatgagagaaaaataaaagaagatTTGGCATTGCCAGGAGATCTCGTGAGTTATATTTTCGTACTTGttctgtaaaaaaaaaaaaaataacttACTTCTCTAGTGGAAGTCTTGTGTAGAGAATAGACAGCTTGGGAAGCAACCTGTCAATAGCAAATGAGCACTTAAAACGTCAATATCATCTTCCAACGGAAACTGCCAGTCGCAAACAAGCACCAGTTCTGACCTTCAAGCCCATAGAGAGGAACTCCATGTCTGCTCCTTTCCTTCGTGCACCAAAGGGAGGGTTCATGACAACAGTATCAACATGGATGCCTGCACTAAATTGCTTTCTATTCAGCCAGAAGGCTGGGGAATGTTTTGGTATACTGAATGCATAAACATAAGGTTCAGTTAGGGAAAGAAGAATACTTTTAAAAGTGTTCTATTTGCTCTGTGTGATGCTGTTTCATCAACTTTATTGGCCTGACAATTGCTAATGTTACACAAGTATGAATCGCTACTTCACTAGCGACTGATGTTCAATTTGCACTGGAGATCAATCTGCAGCAAGTTCAGTGAGGACACTGAAACTATGACTGTAAAATGAGTTCCTAGACATGGACTACTTATTACAGTTACTGATAATATTGGGGAAAAGTTCTAGAAAGATGAGAGACTAGCATATATAGTTTTTACGGTAACCAAAAAAAACACTAGAGGTTCAGCCTCACTAGTTAGAATATGTTAGCACTTGAGAACAATACCTTTCAAATTTAAGTTCTTTATGTCAGACCAAACTAAGTCGATATCCAGCTGCAAAATCAAATATTTAATAAAAAGATACATGTCATTCACAAGTTTGAGAAAATAAAGTTAGGTACAAATAATTATTTAAGTTTTAGTTAAGAGTCACCAAATACTACTTTCAGCTCTGCTTCATGAGCATGTGTTTTAACATAACCATGATATTTTTATGCTTCATGCAAGAACATCAGAGAAGCCAATAAAAGCGAAATTATAATTGCTTAGGTGCACTCAATTAAACACAGAAGTTATATGACAAGATTTAGAATGGCCCCATGCCTCCACCATAGGACAACTAATTTCTACAAGCACAAACATTAGTTTTGTCAACTATAAACAAACTGCATTCACTAATGCTGCTCAGGGTTGTATGGCATAGCTTGGGTGTACCCAATGATCCAGCTTTCAGATGATTTTAGCTTTATTAGTTGCAATAATCAACTACCACTGGCTTCAGATTATATGATATTGTTATCTGGAAGGAAGACTTCAATTTATGGAATAACTCAACCATGTGGCATCTGAGCTCAGCTTACAAAACTACATGCTGATTTTGAAGCAAGGCGGACAGGCAGCAAGCATGTAAATATGTGCAGTTTTCCAGGACAATGGAACTTTGAAATTGAAGGACGTCTAATGTTACCTATCACCTTTTGATATCTTTTATTTAGTCAATGCAAATAGTAATCCAACattactagtatactactacaaAGAAAGAAGGCCGAGTAAATAACAACTAGACTGGTAGCTTTGCTTAAAAATCACACTAACAGGTGATTTAGCATTGCAGTTACTTAGAACATTTAACAAGCCATTGAAATAAAGATGCAGGTTAGCATTTTGCACCACGTATATGTGAGAATATTGTCTAAACAATTAAAATATTATACAGAGTTTGGAATTGATACAAGTCATAAACCATTAACAGGTGAAAACACAAGCAGGAAAATAAAGTGAATGGTTCTCCATTTTAGAATAAAAGAATGGTTGAAGTGGAACACTAAAGAAACAAAACATTGTCATACCTCCAGATCAGCAGCATTTTCTTGAGCAAGTTCAAGTGACTGTGGGTCAATATCAATAGCAAGAACATGTCTGTGAATCACAACCATAGCAAATTCACATTAGAAATGAACAATAAGAAAAGTTTGAAAACTAGCAACCAAAAACA includes these proteins:
- the LOC136528019 gene encoding uncharacterized protein, with the translated sequence MKLKQLEGLLGGLTQFPKPKVELEQYPTGPHIASRMLYTAENSFDDITGKVVADFGCGCGTLAVASALLDAEHVLAIDIDPQSLELAQENAADLELDIDLVWSDIKNLNLKGIHVDTVVMNPPFGARRKGADMEFLSMGLKVASQAVYSLHKTSTREHIKKAALRGCNAISAEVLCELRYDLPQTYKFHKKKEVDIAVDLWRFVPNGQHSS